Within Microbacterium oryzae, the genomic segment CGCATCTCGTGCGCGTCGAGCGCGAAGGCGGAGAACTTGTACGCGCCGCTGCCGGGAGAGGCGGGGGAGATGCCGCGCGGGGCCTCCGGCCGGCCGGACCAGCCGTCGCCCTCCGCGCGCAGCCACGGGTACTTCAGCACCGCCGCGCGCACGGCGGCGGTCAGGTTGAGACCCGCGCCGGCCCGGTCGTACTCGTCGAGGCGGGTGACGATGCGGAAGGTCTGCGCGTTGCCCTCGAAGCCGTCGCGCAGGCCGAAGCGGTCGCGCGCGAGCCGGTCGAGGGCCTGCTCGCCGAGGTGGCCGAACGGCGGATGGCCCAGGTCGTGCGCCGCGGCGGCCGCCTGCACGACGACGGGATCGCAGCCGCCCAGCCGCGCGACGATCTCGCCCTCCGGACCCGCGCTGTGCGACAGCTGCACCGCGATGCCGCGGGCGACCGCGGCGACCTTGACCGAGTGCGTGAGGCGGTTGTGGACGGCGAGGCCCGCGCCGGCCTGCGCGATGACCTGGGTGACGGCCGACAGACGCGAGTAGTACGGAGAGAAGCGGATGCGCTCCACGTCGACGCGGTACTCCGGGTTGCGCTCGCGCCGCTGATAGTCGTCGAGCGCCTCGGGCACGCGTCGCGCCGTGCGCGGGTCGTCGTCCAGAGCGGTGGCGGCCGCGAGAGCGGGCGCGTCGTCGGCCGCGAGAGCAGCGGCGGCAGGTGCATCCGTCATCCGACCGATGCTACCGGCCGTCCGCCTCGCGACGACGACGCCGCAGCCGCCGGCGCCGCGGGCTCTGCTCGGGCGCCGCGGCCGCGCGCGCCGCCTGCCGACGCTCCTCGCGTCGGGCAGCCCATCCGGCCACCTCGGCGTCGATGTCGACGAGCGGTGTCACCACGGGCGGGCCGCCGAGGAGCTGCATGCGCGCGAGCTTCACCCGGCGGTTGAAGTCGTCGAGGTGCTCGCGCACGTCCTGCTCGCGCGACATCGCGTCGAGCGTCTGCGCGAGGTCCGCGTGCTCCGAGCGCAGCTGCAGCGCGGGCGGGCCGAGCCCGGTCAGCCCCTCGCGCTCGATCTTGCGGCGGATCCACCAGTCGGGATCGTGCGATTCGCCGAGGCCCTGGATGGGGCGCCCGGCACCGGGGAGGTCGTCGAACTCGCCGCGGCGCATCGCCTGCTGGATGACCATCTCCACGTACGCCGGGCGATCGGTCAGCCCGGGAGCACCCGCCGAACCCGTCGGGGCGTCGTCCGCCTCGCCGAGCTCCTCGCGCATGCGGTCGATGCGGTACTGGACCGCGCTCAAGCGCGGGTCGACGTGCTCCTCGTCGCGTGCTGCCATGGCGTCACCTCCGCGCCTCCAGGCTACGACGCGCGCGCGGAGTGCGGGTCGTCAGCCGGAGAGCTCGGCACGCAGTCGGTCGAGGTGCTCCGCGGTGATGTCGTCCTCGGCGCGATCCTGCCCTGGGGTCTCCCGGAGCACCTCGAACGGCTCCGTCATCGCCTCCCCGTCCGGACGCACGTCGAGATGGGTGACGGCGTCGCCGCGGGCGTGCAGCCACCGCGCCATGTCGTAGTCGCTGGGGGAGTCTCCCGCCGTGAACCAGCGGCGGGGCGCGGCCATCCGCTGCTCGACGAGGGAGAGCGCCCGCTCGGCGCCGAGCGCCTTGCCGGCGTCGACGTGCTCGATGTCGATGGAGATGATCGTCGGGATGATGTGGAACCGATCAGCCAGCCCCTGGTCGTCGATGACCTGCTGGCAGGCGCGGACGAGCGCGGGCTGCGCCGCGAGGTACGCATCGCTCGCGACGTCGACGTTCTGCTCGATGGAGATCATCGTGCGCTTGGTGTCGTCCCAGAACATGAGGTCGGCGTGCGGTTCTGCGAGCTCGCGGATGGCGTCCACCAGCGCCTGCGGCGGCCGCAGCTCGATGTCGGCGTGGATCTCGCCCACTCGCACCTCGGGCGCATCGGGCTCGAGCGAGAACCAGGTCGCGCCCTTCTCGCCCACGCCCCACACCGGAGCATCAGGGCGGAGGCCGGCGGCGGCGAGCTCGGGGATCACCCGCTCGACGAGGAACGCCGTGGAGCGGCCGGTGTTGAACACGACGGGCGCGCCGGCGTGGGCGAGCGCCACGAGGTCGGGCGCGATCGTGGCCACGCGCAGCGTGCGGGTGACGGTGCTCGCGAGCGGGCCGTCGACGTCGAGGAGGAGTCCGAGGGTCACCCGACCATCCTCTCCGATCCGCCGCCGGTCGGCGTCAGGCGGGCACGTCGAGCGTACGGCTCGCATCCCACGGGAGCGTCCATCCGAGCCGGTCGAACATCGCGTCGAGCACGCCGGCGGTGAAGCCCCACACCACGCGCTCCTCGCCCGTCCGCGGGTCGGGCACGACGAACGCCGGCCCGCGCCAGGTGCTGCCGCGATGGTGCGTGACCGACGTGAAGCGGGACGCGGGCGACAGCAGGTCGGCGACTGGCGCGCGGAACACCGCCGACGATTCGGCGACGTCCACCACGCGCACGGCGGATGGCCGGCGCCACCAGGCGAGGACGGGCGTCACGAGATGGCCGGAGGCGGGCACGGGGATGGACGCGAGTTCGCCGAGCACGTCGACTCCGGCGAGGTCGAGCCCGGTCTCCTCGTGCGCTTCGCGGAGCGCCGCGGCCGTGACATCGGCATCATGCGCGTCGACGCGCCCGCCGGGGAAGGCGACCTGTCCCGGGTGAGACCGCAGGGTCGTCGCGCGCGCCAGCAGCAGCACGTCGAGGTCGCGCGAGACGATGGGGCGCGCGTCGGGCTCGCGCGGCGCGGCGTCGTGCGGGGCGGGCGTCTCGGCGGCGCGCACAGGTGCGTCCGCGACAGACGAGGTGGGTGCGTCGGCGGCGGGCAGGTCGTCGAGCACCCCGAACAGGACGAGGACGGCGGCCGGGCGGCCGGCGGCGGGCATCATGCGCGCGCGCTCCGTCGCCCAGGGGCCGGCGAAGTCGCGGTCCGCGGCGAGGGCCTCGAGCTGCGCGCGAGCGGTGGCGGGCGGCAGCGGCTCGGACGGCATGGTCCCGAGCGTAGCCGCCGGCGCGCTTGCTCCGCGTGACCTGGGAAGCCGCAGGCGGGCTGCGCGTCACCGTGTCGTGCGCGGGCCCCCGGCTTAGCATTGCGCTATGAGGACGAGATCGAGCGGACGCACCCGGGCTCTCACCCGAGCGGCGGGTGCCGCGGTCGTGACCGCCCTCCTCCTCGGCGGCACCCCCGCCGTCGCGTCCGCGCAGTCGTCGCCATCCCCGTCGGCCCAGCCTTCGGAGGCGGCCACCCCCGAGCCGACGCCATCCGCGCCCGCCGAGCCCTCGCCATCCGCCACCCCGCCCGCGGAGCCGACGGTGCGCGTGGAAGCCGCGTCGGCCGATGCGTACGCGGCCCGGGCGGCGCAGATCGTCGCCGAGATGAGCCCCGAGCAGCGCGCGGGGACCGTCGTGATGGGGCACATCCCGTCGCGTGACGCGGAGACGGTGCGGTCATACCTCGCCGGCAGCAACCTCGGCGGGTTCCTCCTCATGGGGGCGAACGTCGGCTGGGAGGAGCAGACGCGGTCGCTCACCGACGCCATGGCCGTCGACCCCGCGCTGCCGCCGCTCATCGCCGTCGACCAGGAGGGCGGCGCGGTGTCACGTCTCTACTGGGATCGGGCGCCGTCCGCCAGGGAGCTGCGCGACCAGTCGCCGGGCGCGACCGAGGCCGCCTTCGCCAGGCGCGGAGCGCTCGTCGCGCGCGCGGGCATCAGCGTCAACTTCGGCATCGTCGCCGACACCACCGCCGACACCAGCTCGTTCATCTGGCAGCGAGTGCTCGGCGAGACACCGAGCGCTGCGACGTCGCGCGTCGCGGCGGCGGTGAGCGGCGAGTCGCCGTACGTGCTGTCGGCGCTCAAGCACTTCCCCGGGCACGGACCCGTCCGCGAGGACTCGCACTTCACCATCCCGGCGACCGACGCGACGCTGTCGCGATGGAACTCGCGTGACGCCCGCCCGTTCCTGGCCGGGATCTCCGCGCAGGCGCCGCTGGTCATGATGGGGCACCTCGCGTACACCGCCGTGAACCCGGCGCCGGCGTCGCTCTCGCCGGAGTGGTACCGGATCCTGCGCGACGAGCTCGGCTTCGAGGGCGTCGCCGTCACCGACGACCTCGGCATGCTCGTGCAGAGCGGGCGCCTGGAGTACCAGGACCCGGTGCAGAATGCGATCACGGCGCTCTCCGCCGGTGCGGACCTCGTGCTCACCGTCGCGCGCTCGACGCCGCAGACCGCTCCCGACATGGCGGCGGGCATCGCCGCGGCGGTGCAGTCCGGGACGCTGTCGGAGGAGCGACTCACGGAGGCCGCGACGCGCGTCGTGGCACTGCGCCTGCAGGCCGGCGGCGCAGGACGCTCGCTGCTGCCGTGCGAGGGGGAGTGCGCCGCGCCCCAGGGCTGACCGGCGCTTTTGTGGCGTGTGGCCCGGGCGTGTGGCTCGGGCGTGTGGCCGGGCGTCGGATGGTCGGCGCTCGCGCGGTGCTCGGGCGGTGCTCTCGGGCGCGTACGGCGAGTGGTTGGGGTCGGCTCTCTCGGTTAAGCTCGTAGCTTAACGCCGTAAGCCTGCGCGCACTCGCGCAGCAGACTCACGGAGGCCGGTCAAGCGCCGAAGAAGGCAGCTCGACGCGGCGTGGCGGGCGTGACGCGTGCACAGGTTGACTGCGGCGGCGTGTCTCCTACGGGTTTTCCACAACAGCTGAATGTTCGACTGTTCCCGCTTGAAATGTCGGTAGCCGCTTCTATCGTGGAGGCATGGTCAAAGACGCCAACCTGGTCGCGCGGACCGCTCCCACCGTCCCGGTGGAGGCGGCGGTCGCGCTGCTGGATGGTCTCTTCGCGGGGGTGGAGGATCTTCCGGATGTGGACCTGGTGGCGGTGACGGGGCGGGTGGAGCAGCTCGGCCGGATCGTCGACGCACTCCGGGTGCGGGCGGCGGGGGAGGTCACGCGCCGCTCCCGGCGGGGGTTGGAGCATCCGCTGTCGGAGGCGCTGGGGTGCCGGACCGGCAGGGAGGTGCTGGAGCGGGTGACCGGGGTGCCGGGGCTGACGCTGTCGGGGCGGGCGCGGCTAGACGAGCGGACCCGGGAGCGGGAGTCCGCGACCGGCCTCCCGCTCCCGCCGGAGCGTCCGCTCCTGGCGGCGGCTCTCGCGGGTGGGCGGATCGGGGCGGAGCCGGCGGCGCTGCTGGTGAAGGCGTTCGATGCCGCGTCGAAGGCGCTGCCGGCCGAGGAGCGGCACAAGGTCGACGCGATGGAGGCGCACCTGGTCGGCATCGCCACCGGTGCCATCGCCTCGGACCTCGACGACGCCATCGTCCCCGACGATCTCGCCACCCTCCTCGACCCCGCCACGGCCACTCCCGAAGCCGATGCTGACGCGGCCGAAGCCGAAGCCGACGTCGACGTCGATGCGGAAGCCGGTGGTGCTGAGGCGGACGAGGAAGCGGGTGGGGTGGTGCCGCCGCCGTGGAGTGTGGTGAAGGCGCATGCGGATGCGTGGGTGGATGTGCTCACGGCGGACGGGTTCGATCCGGATCATGAGCACGACAAGGCGTTCCGGGCACGGGGTCTGACGGTCACGGAGCTCCCGAACGGGAACTTCCGGGTGAACGGGATCCTCGTTCCCGAAGCCGGAGCCCTCCTCCAGATCCTCCTCGCCGCGCACACCAATCCCGCCCGCGGCGCCGCCTTCACCGGCCCCGACAGCCCTGACAGCGCGGACAGCGCGGCAGATGAGGGGTCCGCTTCCACATGGGGCGCAGACGCTGGTAGCGCCGACGGAACGGAAAACGGTGCCGCTGACGGAGCCAGCGGGACGACGGACGCCGACGCGGACGCCGAGGGCGGGTTCCTGGACGGGGTGGATCCGGAGGATCAGGGCACGAAACCGTGGCAGGCGGCGGAGATCGTCCACGACCCCCGCACCGCCACGCAGAAGCGCCACGACGCGCTCATGGCGATGCTGCAGGCGGCCTCCCGCGCCGCAGAGACCCCGACCCTCGGCGGCGCCGCCCCGACCGTGATGATCCACGTCACCGACACCGACCTCGCCACCACCCACCCCGACACCGACCCGACCGACGAGTCCGCATGGGACGGCTCACCGGGGTGGGACGACTCTCCAGGGTGGGACGACTCTCCAGGGTCGGGGAACGACCATCCTCCGAACTCCGGGCCACCACCGACCTCGCCTTCGCCAGCTGCGCCACCACCCTGGTCACCCTCGCGGCGACGCCGGTCGGGGATCGCGCACCTCGACGGCACCTCCCGGGCCGTGCCAGTGTCGGTCGCTCGGCGGATCGGGTGCAGCGGGGACATTCTCCGAGCCGTGTTCAGCGCCACCGGGAGGATCCTGTCCCTGACCAGCCTGCAGCGGACCTTCACCGCCACGCAGCGGAAGGCGATCGTCGCCCGAGACGGCGGGTGCATCATCCCCGGATGCACCATCCCCGCCGCCTGGTGCGAGATCCACCACGTCCAAGACCACGCCCTCGGCGGCGCCACCCACACCGACAACGGGGTCCTGCTGTGCTGGTGGCATCACCATCACCTCGAGCACTCCGGATGGGACATCCAGATGCGAAACGGCACCCCCTACATCGCCGCCCCGAACTGGATCGACCGACACCACCGCTACCGGCCCGCACCCACCTCCACCACCCGACTCCACGCGAAGATCCGCGGCAGGCAGCAATGAGCAGCCCTGCAGCTACCGTGAAGGCGGAGTGCCGGTACAGCGTTCAGCAGCGGTCAGTCTCTGCCCTGCCACGCCCCGAGGATCTCCTCGCGCAGTGCGTTGCCGCGAAGCGCGAGGTCGCGCTGGCGACGCACGTACTCGGCCTTGCCCTCGGGCGTCTCGATCGCGACGGGTGCGAAGCCCCAGTCCGCGAGGTCGTATGGCGATGCCTCCATGTCGAGCCGGCGGATGTCCCGCGCGAGCTCGAATGCATCGAGCAGCAGCTCGCCGGGAACGAGCGGCCCGAGTTTCACCGCCCACTTGTAGACGTCCATCCCCGCGTGCAGGCACCCGGGCTGCTCGCGCTCCGGCTGCCCTTCGCGGCTCAGCAGCTCGCGGTTCCGCGGCACGGCGTCGGGCGTGAAGAACCGGAACGCGTCGAAGTGCGTGCACCGCAGCTCGTGCGACTCGACGACGGCGTCCGTCCCGCTCTGTCCGAGGCGCAGAGGCTGTGGATGGCGGTGGTCGCCCTGTCGGTAGACCATCGCCCACTCGTGCAGGCCGAAGCACCCGAACTGCCCCGGTCGCGACGCGGTGCGTCGCAGGATCGCGTCGATGAGCGACAGCAGCTGCGGCTTCGCGGCCTCGAACCCGTCGCGGTCGACCACGAGCGACCCGGGGGCGGTTCCCGTCACGTACCAGCGCCATCCAGTCCGCTCGCCGCCCGCCGCCTCCTCGAGCTCGACGCCGGGGCCCGGATGCCAGCGTCGCAGCACCGACGGCTTGTATGAGTAGTACGTGAAGAGGAAGTCCCACACCGGGTGCTTCTCACCACGCGCGGCGCGCGCCCGGTGCGCGGCCGTCAGCGCGTCCGCGCGGGCGACGTGCGCCTCCTCGCGCGCGCGCCACTCGGCGCGGGCAAGGGACGTGGTGATCGCGAGCGCGGGCATGTCAGCGGGCGAGGATGGCGCTCATCGCGCGGGAGAGGTACCAGGGGTCGACGACCGCCGTGAGCTCGCGCGCCGAGTGCATCGAGAGGATCGGCACGCCGACATCGACGGTGCGGATGCCGAGTCGCGTCGCCGAGATCGGCCCGATCGTCGATCCGCACGGGATCGCGTTGTTCGACACGAACTCCTGCGACGGGACGTCGGCCGCGCGGCAGGCGGCGTTCCAGGCGGCGGCGCCGTGGGCGTCGGTCGCGTAGCGCTGGTTCGCGTTGATCTTGAGGATGGGGCCGCCGCCGACCATCGGCTGGTTCGCCGGGTCGTGACGCTCGGCGTAGTTCGGGTGGACGGCGTGACCGACGTCGCTCGAGATATGCAGCGAGGCCGCGTACGCTCGCGCGCGCTCCTCGGGGCCCGCGCCCAGCGAGGTCGAGATGCGGACGAGCACCTCCTCGTGGAACGGCCCCGCCGCGCCCGACCGTGACGCACTGCCGATCTCCTCGTGGTCGAACGCCGCGAACATCGCGATCGCGTCGGCCGGCCGGGCATCGCGGATGGCCGTGAGCGCGGCATGCGTGGACAGCAGGTTGTCGAGACGGCCCGAGGCGAAGAGCGCCTCGTCCGCGCCGAACACACGCGGGGTCTGCGTGTCGGCGACGACGAGGTCGTAGCCGTCGATCGCGTCAGCGGTCGTGCCGGCGAGGTTCGCGACGACGGCGAGGATGTCGGCGCTCTCGCGGTCGCCGAAGCCCCAGACCGGCTGCGTGTGGCGCTGCTTGTCGAGGGCGAGGCCGTCGTTCACCGAGCGGTCGAGGTGCACGGCGAGCTGCGGGAGGCGCAGCAGCGGCCCGGTCCGCACAAGGTGCTCCGCGCCATCCGCCGTCACCACGCGCCCGGCGAGCTCGAGCTCGCGGTCGAGCCACGAGTTCAGCAGCGGGCCGCCATAGATCTCGACACCCAGCTGCCACCATCCGCCGGGGCCGATGGTCGTGGGCTTCGGCTTGAGCTTGAAGCCGGGGGAGTCGGTGTGCGCGCCCACGATGGCGAAGGGCGTCGTCGCGGTCGCGCCATCCGGCACGACGAAGGCGATGACCGAGCCGTCGCGCACGACCACGTACCGGCCGCCGGGAGCGATGTCCCACGCATCGGCCTCGTTCAACCGGGCGAACCCATCGGCCGTCAGACGCCGTGCTGCCTCCCCGGCGGCGTGGTACGACGACGGCGACGCGCTCACGAACGCGGCGAGGTCGTCGATGTGGGCGCGTGCGGCAGTGGGGACGGTCATCCCTCCAGGGTATCCAGCGCTCGCTGAGCGACGGTCCGCCCAGCGCTCACAGCGACGGTCGCCCCGCAGCTCGCCCGCCGGCTACTCCACCGGCTCGATGAGCTCCGGGGAGTCGTTGCGCACGTTCCCAACCGCCGCCGCGACACGGTGATAGGTGAGCTGCTCGGCCACGCGCGGCGCGTCGTCGAGCGCGGCGTCGAGGATGTCGAGCGGGTAGTCCACGTCGGTGTCGAGCCACGCGTCGGCGTGGTCGGCGTCGAGAAACACCGGCATCCGCTGGTGCACCGACCCGAGCTGGCCGATCGCCTCGCGCGTGAGGATGGTGAAGCTCAGCATCCAGCGCGTCGGGTCGTCGGCCGCCTTCGCCGGGTCCGTCCACCACTCGTACAGTCCGGCGAGCAGGAGCGCCTCCTCCTCGGACGGGTGGATGAAGAGCGGCACCTTGCCCTCCTCGGTGACCTGCCACTCGTAGTAGCCGCTCACCGGGACGACCGCGCGGCGCTTCTGCAGCGCGGGCGCGAACATCCGCTTCTCCTCGAGCTCCTCGGCGCGGGCGTTGAAGGCGCGCACGCCGATCGACGGGTCCTTCGCCCACGACGGAACGAGTCCCCACCGTGCGGACTCGAGACGCCGCGTCGGCGGATCGGTCTTCGCGGAGTCCAGCACGATCGCGGCCTGCGCGGTGGGCGCGACGTTGAACGAGGGCGCGGGGAGGTCATCCGAGACGAGATCCACGCGCAGCTGACCGACCAGTTCCGAGCCCACCCGGGCCACGACGAAGCGTCCGCACACGGTGGCAGGCTACGCCTTCAGAATCCCGACGGCCTCGAGCCGCTCGGCGAGCCCCGCGCCGTCGCCCGCGGTCACCCACGGCACACCGGCGGCGCTGTGGTCATCGACGACGGTGCGACCGCCCGCGAGCACGGCCTGCGCGGGCGACAGACGGCGGATGGCCACAGCCGAGACGGAGTCCGGATGCTTGCGCGTGAACTCGGTGTAGATCTCGTCGTCGTGCTGACCGTCGTCGCCGATGAGCAGCCATGCGATGTCGGGGAACTCCTCGGCCAGGCGCAGGAGGTTCATGCGCTTGTGGTCGCTGCCGCTGCGGAACCACCGCTCGTGGGTGGGGCCCCAGTCCGTGAGCAGCATGGACCCGGGCGGGAAGAGATGCCGCGAGAGGAATGAAGTGAGGGTGGGAGCGATGTTCCATGCCCCGGTCGACAGATAGAGCATGGGGGAGCCGGGGTTCTCGCGCACGATGCGCTCGAGCAGCACGGCCATCCCCGGAACCGGCTGGCGGGCGTGGGTGTGGATGACGAACGAGTTCCACGCGGCCAGCAGCGGACGCGGCAGCGCCGTCACCATGACCGTGTCGTCGACGTCGGAGACGATCCCGAACCGGACGTCGGGGTCGACGACGAACACGCGACCCGACGTCTCGCTGCCGCCCTCGACCGACAGCCGGAAGGTCTGCCATCCCGGTTCGAGATCGGCGGGAACCACCGCATCGATGACGCCGCCGCGATCGGCGACGACCTCGTGCGTCGCGCCGCCGACGGTCACGGTCACCTTCGCGAACGCGATCGGGATGCCGGCGAAGGAGCGCCAGCCGCGGACGCTCGCCGCCTCGCCCTCGGGCGTATTGCGCGGCGCGGGCACGATGAGCACGCGGCCGAGGACGCGGATCCAGCCCTTTCCGCCGTAGCCCGAGAAGGGGACAGCGGTGGGCACTCGCCCCTTGCGGCGCGCGACGCGTTCGCGCCATGCGTGGAAGCGGCGCTCGAGTCGCGCGACCCAGTGGATCTTGCTCGGGGCGGGTGTCAGGGAGGACATCGCCCTCAGTCTTCCATGGCCCGATCGTTCGCGGGGCTCTCGTCGCCGTGCAGATGGCGGTGCTCGATGCGCGCGATGACCTTCTTGGCCGCCACGACGAGGACGGCGAACAGCAGGATGGCCCCGACGAAGAGGTAGCCGGCGTAGTGCGCCTGGTCGGCGATCTCCCGGAACCCCCGCGCGGCGCTGGCCGAGATGCTCACGTAGATTCCCGCCCACAGCACGCAGGCCGGGAGGGTCCACGCGATGAAGCGGCGGTACGCGAACCCGGTCATGCCGACCGTGAGCGGCACCAGGGAGTGCAGCACGGGCAGGAAGCGGGAGAGGAAGATGGCGATGCCGCCGCGGCGCTCCAGGTAGCGCTCCGACCGCTCCCAGTTGCGCTCGCCGATCCGGCGACCGAGCCAGGAATGGCGGATGCGCGGGCCGAGCCAGCGGCCGAGCGCGAAGCCGATGCTCTCGCCGATGAGCGCGCCGACGACGACCGCGCAGCCGAGGGCGAGGCCCTGCCACACGGACTCGACGCCGGCGGCGGCGACGATCACGATAGTGTCACCCGGCACGACCAGCCCGACGAGGACGCTGGTCTCGAGCATGACCGCGAGACCCGCCAGCACGGTGCGCAGGACCGGATCCACCGCCGCGACGAGGTCCAGGATCCACAGGAGGATCTCGTTGATCACGTGCCGAGCATACGAGACGAGCGCTCGCGCTAACCTTGAGTCTCCCCGATCTTCCGCTGTCCGGCTCCCCGGGCGGCGCCTTTCGATTCCGATTGGCCTCATCGCACCGTGTCGCAGAACCCCGTGTCGCAGAACCCCGCAGAGCACCCCGAGAACGACGTCCACGCCATCCAGGCGAAGTGGCAGGCCTACTGGAGCGAGCACGGCACGTTCCTCGCCGGGGAAGAGGGCGACACTCGCCCGCGCAAGTACGTGCTCGCGATGTTCCCGTACCCCTCGGGCGATCTGCACATGGGGCACGCGGAGAACTACCTCTACAGCGACATCGTCGCGCGCTTCTGGCGGCACCGCGGGTACAACGTGCTGCACCCGATCGGCTGGGACTCGTTCGGCCTGCCCGCCGAGAACGCCGCCATCAAGCGCAAGGCCGACCCGCGCGAGTGGACCTACGCGAACATCGCGCAGCAGCGCGAGAGCCTCAAGCGCTACGGCGTCTCGTTCGACTGGAGCCGCGTGCTCCACACGAGCGACGA encodes:
- a CDS encoding 3-methyladenine DNA glycosylase, which translates into the protein MPALAITTSLARAEWRAREEAHVARADALTAAHRARAARGEKHPVWDFLFTYYSYKPSVLRRWHPGPGVELEEAAGGERTGWRWYVTGTAPGSLVVDRDGFEAAKPQLLSLIDAILRRTASRPGQFGCFGLHEWAMVYRQGDHRHPQPLRLGQSGTDAVVESHELRCTHFDAFRFFTPDAVPRNRELLSREGQPEREQPGCLHAGMDVYKWAVKLGPLVPGELLLDAFELARDIRRLDMEASPYDLADWGFAPVAIETPEGKAEYVRRQRDLALRGNALREEILGAWQGRD
- a CDS encoding NUDIX hydrolase translates to MPSEPLPPATARAQLEALAADRDFAGPWATERARMMPAAGRPAAVLVLFGVLDDLPAADAPTSSVADAPVRAAETPAPHDAAPREPDARPIVSRDLDVLLLARATTLRSHPGQVAFPGGRVDAHDADVTAAALREAHEETGLDLAGVDVLGELASIPVPASGHLVTPVLAWWRRPSAVRVVDVAESSAVFRAPVADLLSPASRFTSVTHHRGSTWRGPAFVVPDPRTGEERVVWGFTAGVLDAMFDRLGWTLPWDASRTLDVPA
- a CDS encoding DedA family protein, whose product is MNEILLWILDLVAAVDPVLRTVLAGLAVMLETSVLVGLVVPGDTIVIVAAAGVESVWQGLALGCAVVVGALIGESIGFALGRWLGPRIRHSWLGRRIGERNWERSERYLERRGGIAIFLSRFLPVLHSLVPLTVGMTGFAYRRFIAWTLPACVLWAGIYVSISASAARGFREIADQAHYAGYLFVGAILLFAVLVVAAKKVIARIEHRHLHGDESPANDRAMED
- a CDS encoding HNH endonuclease signature motif containing protein — translated: MVKDANLVARTAPTVPVEAAVALLDGLFAGVEDLPDVDLVAVTGRVEQLGRIVDALRVRAAGEVTRRSRRGLEHPLSEALGCRTGREVLERVTGVPGLTLSGRARLDERTRERESATGLPLPPERPLLAAALAGGRIGAEPAALLVKAFDAASKALPAEERHKVDAMEAHLVGIATGAIASDLDDAIVPDDLATLLDPATATPEADADAAEAEADVDVDAEAGGAEADEEAGGVVPPPWSVVKAHADAWVDVLTADGFDPDHEHDKAFRARGLTVTELPNGNFRVNGILVPEAGALLQILLAAHTNPARGAAFTGPDSPDSADSAADEGSASTWGADAGSADGTENGAADGASGTTDADADAEGGFLDGVDPEDQGTKPWQAAEIVHDPRTATQKRHDALMAMLQAASRAAETPTLGGAAPTVMIHVTDTDLATTHPDTDPTDESAWDGSPGWDDSPGWDDSPGSGNDHPPNSGPPPTSPSPAAPPPWSPSRRRRSGIAHLDGTSRAVPVSVARRIGCSGDILRAVFSATGRILSLTSLQRTFTATQRKAIVARDGGCIIPGCTIPAAWCEIHHVQDHALGGATHTDNGVLLCWWHHHHLEHSGWDIQMRNGTPYIAAPNWIDRHHRYRPAPTSTTRLHAKIRGRQQ
- a CDS encoding SOS response-associated peptidase, encoding MCGRFVVARVGSELVGQLRVDLVSDDLPAPSFNVAPTAQAAIVLDSAKTDPPTRRLESARWGLVPSWAKDPSIGVRAFNARAEELEEKRMFAPALQKRRAVVPVSGYYEWQVTEEGKVPLFIHPSEEEALLLAGLYEWWTDPAKAADDPTRWMLSFTILTREAIGQLGSVHQRMPVFLDADHADAWLDTDVDYPLDILDAALDDAPRVAEQLTYHRVAAAVGNVRNDSPELIEPVE
- a CDS encoding DUF1992 domain-containing protein, giving the protein MAARDEEHVDPRLSAVQYRIDRMREELGEADDAPTGSAGAPGLTDRPAYVEMVIQQAMRRGEFDDLPGAGRPIQGLGESHDPDWWIRRKIEREGLTGLGPPALQLRSEHADLAQTLDAMSREQDVREHLDDFNRRVKLARMQLLGGPPVVTPLVDIDAEVAGWAARREERRQAARAAAAPEQSPRRRRLRRRRREADGR
- a CDS encoding glycoside hydrolase family 3 N-terminal domain-containing protein; translated protein: MRTRSSGRTRALTRAAGAAVVTALLLGGTPAVASAQSSPSPSAQPSEAATPEPTPSAPAEPSPSATPPAEPTVRVEAASADAYAARAAQIVAEMSPEQRAGTVVMGHIPSRDAETVRSYLAGSNLGGFLLMGANVGWEEQTRSLTDAMAVDPALPPLIAVDQEGGAVSRLYWDRAPSARELRDQSPGATEAAFARRGALVARAGISVNFGIVADTTADTSSFIWQRVLGETPSAATSRVAAAVSGESPYVLSALKHFPGHGPVREDSHFTIPATDATLSRWNSRDARPFLAGISAQAPLVMMGHLAYTAVNPAPASLSPEWYRILRDELGFEGVAVTDDLGMLVQSGRLEYQDPVQNAITALSAGADLVLTVARSTPQTAPDMAAGIAAAVQSGTLSEERLTEAATRVVALRLQAGGAGRSLLPCEGECAAPQG
- a CDS encoding M18 family aminopeptidase; translated protein: MTVPTAARAHIDDLAAFVSASPSSYHAAGEAARRLTADGFARLNEADAWDIAPGGRYVVVRDGSVIAFVVPDGATATTPFAIVGAHTDSPGFKLKPKPTTIGPGGWWQLGVEIYGGPLLNSWLDRELELAGRVVTADGAEHLVRTGPLLRLPQLAVHLDRSVNDGLALDKQRHTQPVWGFGDRESADILAVVANLAGTTADAIDGYDLVVADTQTPRVFGADEALFASGRLDNLLSTHAALTAIRDARPADAIAMFAAFDHEEIGSASRSGAAGPFHEEVLVRISTSLGAGPEERARAYAASLHISSDVGHAVHPNYAERHDPANQPMVGGGPILKINANQRYATDAHGAAAWNAACRAADVPSQEFVSNNAIPCGSTIGPISATRLGIRTVDVGVPILSMHSARELTAVVDPWYLSRAMSAILAR
- a CDS encoding App1 family protein; this encodes MSSLTPAPSKIHWVARLERRFHAWRERVARRKGRVPTAVPFSGYGGKGWIRVLGRVLIVPAPRNTPEGEAASVRGWRSFAGIPIAFAKVTVTVGGATHEVVADRGGVIDAVVPADLEPGWQTFRLSVEGGSETSGRVFVVDPDVRFGIVSDVDDTVMVTALPRPLLAAWNSFVIHTHARQPVPGMAVLLERIVRENPGSPMLYLSTGAWNIAPTLTSFLSRHLFPPGSMLLTDWGPTHERWFRSGSDHKRMNLLRLAEEFPDIAWLLIGDDGQHDDEIYTEFTRKHPDSVSAVAIRRLSPAQAVLAGGRTVVDDHSAAGVPWVTAGDGAGLAERLEAVGILKA